Proteins co-encoded in one Grus americana isolate bGruAme1 chromosome 12, bGruAme1.mat, whole genome shotgun sequence genomic window:
- the LOC129211896 gene encoding growth hormone secretagogue receptor type 1-like: protein MGSVSNHTYFGNDPDSSEDQSFSLFDVHILVPVTIISIVLFFLGVSGNLITIVIFRCSQEMRTTVSMYLSSMALSDMLIFLGLPSDLYRLWKYKPYIFGDFLCKFFIYLSETCTYCTILHITTVSVERYFAICFPLKAKATITKCRVKWVILVLWGFSLLTAGPILFLFGVEHRNGSLPQESWECRSIEHMARTGLLETMTWVSTIYFFLPMLCLTLLYGLICRKLWQSRQRLPGCQAAARKRSHTQTVKMLAVVVLAFVLCWLPFHIGRILFAQSEIILYDLTQYFNLIAMLLFYLGASINPILYNVMSHKYRKAMSKILHHKRTGHCRSLTRSEKGFFEGFYLILCTTYTQLSAKSDPVSEKPFLAFGAHLNGPGRTTRVGNSGEGSGSGQPLPISLVCKTSEHAVQTASSGAAPPPHVLKGSRSGTAWAPA, encoded by the exons ATGGGCTCTGTCTCGAATCACACCTATTTCGGAAATGACCCGGACTCCTCTGAAGAtcagtctttttctttgtttgacGTCCATATTTTGGTGCCTGTGACTATAATTTCCATTGTCCTGTTTTTCTTGGGAGTCTCTGGGAATTTGATAACGATAGTAATTTTCAGATGCTCGCAGGAGATGAGGACGACAGTGAGCATGTACCTGTCCAGCATGGCGCTGTCAGACATGCTGATTTTCCTTGGCCTGCCTTCGGACCTCTACCGCCTTTGGAAGTACAAGCCCTACATATTTGGGGATTTTCTCTGCAAGTTCTTCATTTACCTGAGCGAAACGTGCACGTACTGCACCATCCTGCACATTACCACGGTGAGCGTGGAAAGGTACTTCGCCATCTGCTTTCCCCTGAAAGCCAAAGCGACCATCACGAAGTGCCGGGTGAAATGGGTCATCCTGGTGCTGTGGGGCTTCTCCCTCCTGACCGCCggccccatcctcttcctcttcgGGGTGGAACACCGTAACGGCAGCCTGCCCCAGGAGAGCTGGGAGTGCAGGTCCATCGAGCACATGGCCCGCACGGGGCTGCTCGAGACAATGACCTGGGTCTCCaccatttatttcttcctaCCAATGCTCTGCTTGACTCTGCTGTATGGACTCATCTGCAGGAAGCtctggcagagcaggcagcgGCTGCCGGGCTGCCAGGCTGCGGCCAGGAAAAGGTCCCACACGCAGACTGTCAAAATGCTGG CCGTCGTAGTCTTGGCCTTTGTGCTGTGTTGGCTCCCATTCCACATCGGCCGAATCCTCTTTGCCCAGAGTGAAATCATCCTGTATGACCTCACGCAGTACTTCAACCTCATCGCCATGCTTCTCTTCTACCTTGGGGCTTCTATAAACCCCATACTTTACAACGTCATGTCACACAAATACAGGAAAGCGATGAGCAAAATCCTGCACCACAAGCGAACAGGGCACTGCAGAAGCCTGACCAGGAgtgaaaagggtttttttgaag gcttttatCTCATTCTTTGTACAACCTATACCCAGCTCTCCGCAAAGTCAGACCCGGTCTCTGAGAAGCCGTTCCTTGCCTTTGGAGCTCACCTGAATGGACCAGGACGAACGACACGTGTGGGCAACAGCGGGGAGGGAAGCGGGAGCGGACAGCCTTTGCCCATCTCCCTCGTTTGTAAAACCAGTGAACATGCAGTGCAGACGGCCAGTTCAGGGGCTGCTCCACCACCCCACGTGTTAAAGGGTTCCAGAAGTGGCACTGCTTGGGCCCCGGCCTGA
- the TAF9B gene encoding transcription initiation factor TFIID subunit 9B translates to MEPAKMASPKSAPKDAQVMAQILKDMGITEYEPRVINQMLEFAYRYVTTILEDAKIYSSHAKKSSVDADDVRLAIQCRTDQSFTSPPPRDFLLDIARQKNQTPLPLIKPYSGPRLPPDRYCLTAPNYRLKSLQKKVSSSAGRITVPRLSVGAVSSRPSTPTLGTPSAQTVSVSTKVGTPVSLTGQRFTVQIPSSQAAVKSATPTTPTVQNVLINPSLIGPKNILITTNMVSSQNTSNDSNPLKRKHEDDDDYDNL, encoded by the exons ATGGAGCCGGCCAAGATGGCGTCTCCCAAGAGCGCGCCCAAAGACGCGCAG GTGATGGCGCAGATCCTGAAGGACATGGGCATCACGGAGTACGAGCCGCGCGTCATCAACCAGATGCTGGAGTTCGCCTACA ggtATGTGACTACGATTCTGGAAGATGCAAAAATTTACTCGAGCCACGCAAAGAAATCCAGCGTCGATGCAGATGACGTGAGGTTGGCGATCCAGTGTCGAACGGACCAGTCGTTCACATCTCCACCTCCGAGAGAC TTCTTGTTAGATATCGCGAGGCAGAAAAACCAGACGCCGTTGCCGTTGATAAAGCCTTATTCTGGACCCAGGCTTCCGCCTGACAGATACTGCTTGACAGCTCCCAACTACAGGCTCAAGTCCTTGCAGAAGAAG GTCTCTTCCTCTGCAGGGAGAATAACGGTCCCTCGCCTGAGCGTTGGTGCTGTGAGCAGCAGGCCCAGCACTCCTACTCTAG GTACACCCTCAGCACAAACAGTGTCCGTCTCAACAAAAGTCGGCACTCCGGTGTCGCTGACCGGTCAGAGGTTCACCGTGCAGATCCCCTCTTCTCAGGCAGCAGTCAAGTCAG cCACACCTACTACTCCAACAGTTCAGAATGTTCTAATTAATCCTTCATTAATTGGACCAAAGAACATTCTTATTACTACAAACATGGTATCATCACAGAATACATCTAATGACTCAAACCCCTTGAAAAGGAAGCATGAAGATGACGATGACTATGATAACTTGTGA